One window of Oncorhynchus masou masou isolate Uvic2021 unplaced genomic scaffold, UVic_Omas_1.1 unplaced_scaffold_3705, whole genome shotgun sequence genomic DNA carries:
- the LOC135534634 gene encoding B-cell receptor CD22-like isoform X2 codes for MSLRTAGSVLVVFLWSVAVVLGQNGWSVIYTKNSICVLKGSTVQMSCTYTYPSGTVTTAFWFTELGTGKEPDSLAQDPEYAGRLEYHGDKKNGQRLRITDLRESDSAEYKIRLLTEGGRYVGSPGVSLSVTGFQVKVTGGHQDMTLTCITTCTLTDNPTYIWYKNGLKVKEDTSSLHSDSFSDADSYSCAVKGHEDLLSPAVCKNCWIVTYTHQSICSFKGSTVDISCSYTYPSYHEIKTTFWFTKWESDMDPEDLNSMPGYEGHIEYLGDKKSEGTLRITDLRLSDSAGYRFRIITSGGKFAGSPVSLTVTDVVLKMDPTSVSEGERVTLTCRTKCTLDPITVYSWYKNGQSIPNSNTSSPVYILFSVSSEDTGRYSCSVEGHEDLPSDEETLTVTYGPRNTSVSVSPSGEIVEGSSVTLTCSSDANPPVDKYTWYKITYKKMSMRHSGQSYTIHNISSEDRGEYYCEAENEVGAKISKLVPVNVLSVFPWVPVVGVGAVLTAGALLLTIYCTLKRRSTGGSDATTDTQSVHPDPNSDTYTGLSMKTMSPDYDTLASVHPDPNSDKCTSLKNTRT; via the exons atgtccttgagaacagcaggaagtgtgttggtggtctttctctggtctgtagcAG TGGTACTGGGTCAGAATGGATGGAGTGTGATTTACACCAAGAATAGTATCTGTgtcttgaaggggtcaacagtgcAGATGTCCTGCACTTACACATATCCCAGTGGTACAGTCACAACAGCCTTCTGGTTCACTGAATTGGGGACTGGTAAAGAGCCTGACAGTCTAGCTCAGGACCCAGAGTATGCAGGTCGTCTGGAGTATCATGGGGATAAGAAGAATGGTCAACGCCTgagaatcacagacctgagagagagtgaCTCTGCTGAGTACAAGATCAGATTATTAACTGAAGGAGGGAGATACGTTGGAAGTCCtggagtctctctgtctgtcacag GTTTTCAGGTGAAGGTGACTGGTGGACATCAGGATATGACATtgacctgtatcaccacctgtactctgactgacaaccccacctacatctggtacaagaacggactCAAAGTGAAGGAGGACACTTCCAGCCTGCACTCAGACTCCTTTAGTGAtgcagacagttactcctgtgctgtaaaaggccatgaggatctcctctctcctgcagtgt GTAAGAACTGTTGGATTGTGACTTACACCCATCAGAGTATCTGTTCCTTcaaggggtcaacagtggacatatcctgctcttacacatatcccagTTACCATGAGATCAAAACAACTTTCTGGTTTACTAAATGGGAGTCCGATATGGATCCTGAAGATCTGAACTCGATGCCAGGGTATGAGGGTCATATAGAGTACCTTGGGGATAAGAAGAGTGAGGgtaccctgagaatcacagacctgagaTTGAGTGACTCTGCTGGGTACAGGTTCAGAATAATAACATCTGGAGGAAAGTTTGCTGGCtcacctgtctccctgactgtcaCAG ATGTTGTGTTGAAGATGGATCCTACATCTgtgtcagagggggagagagtcacACTGACATGTAGAACCAAATGTACACTGGACCCCATCACAGTCTACAGTTGGTATAAGAATGGACAGTCTATaccaaacagcaacacctcctctcctgtctatatCCTGTTCTCAGTCAGCAGTGAGGATACAGGCAGATACTCCTGTTCTGTAGAAGGACATGAGGATCTCCCCTCTGATGAAGAGACTCTCACTGTCACAT ATGGCCCAAGGAACacctcagtgtcagtcagtccctctggtgaaatagtggagggcagttcagtgactctgacctgcagcagtgatgccaaccCACCTGTGGACAAATACACCTGGTACAAGATAACATACAAGAAAATGTCAATGAGACATTCTGGACAGAGCTACACCATCCATAATATCAGctctgaggacagaggagaatattACTGTGAGGCTGAGAATGAAGTTGGAGCCAAAATATCAAAGCTTGTTCCTGTAAATGTTTTGT CAGTGTTTCCCTGGGTTcctgtggtgggggtgggggctgTCCTGACTGCTGGAGCTCTGCTACTCACCATCTACTGCACACTGAAGAG GAGATCCACAGGAGGAAGTGATGccacaacagacacacag AGTGTCCATCCTGACCCTAACAGTGACACGTACACAGGTCTGAGCATGAAGACCATGTCCCCTGACTATGACACTCTGGCA AGTGTCCATCCTGACCCTAACAGTGACAAGTGCACATCTCTGAAGAATACCAG AACGTGA
- the LOC135534634 gene encoding B-cell receptor CD22-like isoform X1, translated as MSLRTAGSVLVVFLWSVAVVLGQNGWSVIYTKNSICVLKGSTVQMSCTYTYPSGTVTTAFWFTELGTGKEPDSLAQDPEYAGRLEYHGDKKNGQRLRITDLRESDSAEYKIRLLTEGGRYVGSPGVSLSVTGFQVKVTGGHQDMTLTCITTCTLTDNPTYIWYKNGLKVKEDTSSLHSDSFSDADSYSCAVKGHEDLLSPAVCKNCWIVTYTHQSICSFKGSTVDISCSYTYPSYHEIKTTFWFTKWESDMDPEDLNSMPGYEGHIEYLGDKKSEGTLRITDLRLSDSAGYRFRIITSGGKFAGSPVSLTVTDVVLKMDPTSVSEGERVTLTCRTKCTLDPITVYSWYKNGQSIPNSNTSSPVYILFSVSSEDTGRYSCSVEGHEDLPSDEETLTVTYGPRNTSVSVSPSGEIVEGSSVTLTCSSDANPPVDKYTWYKITYKKMSMRHSGQSYTIHNISSEDRGEYYCEAENEVGAKISKLVPVNVLSVFPWVPVVGVGAVLTAGALLLTIYCTLKRRSTGGSDATTDTQSVHPDPNSDTYTGLSMKTMSPDYDTLASVHPDPNSDKCTSLKNTRSPE; from the exons atgtccttgagaacagcaggaagtgtgttggtggtctttctctggtctgtagcAG TGGTACTGGGTCAGAATGGATGGAGTGTGATTTACACCAAGAATAGTATCTGTgtcttgaaggggtcaacagtgcAGATGTCCTGCACTTACACATATCCCAGTGGTACAGTCACAACAGCCTTCTGGTTCACTGAATTGGGGACTGGTAAAGAGCCTGACAGTCTAGCTCAGGACCCAGAGTATGCAGGTCGTCTGGAGTATCATGGGGATAAGAAGAATGGTCAACGCCTgagaatcacagacctgagagagagtgaCTCTGCTGAGTACAAGATCAGATTATTAACTGAAGGAGGGAGATACGTTGGAAGTCCtggagtctctctgtctgtcacag GTTTTCAGGTGAAGGTGACTGGTGGACATCAGGATATGACATtgacctgtatcaccacctgtactctgactgacaaccccacctacatctggtacaagaacggactCAAAGTGAAGGAGGACACTTCCAGCCTGCACTCAGACTCCTTTAGTGAtgcagacagttactcctgtgctgtaaaaggccatgaggatctcctctctcctgcagtgt GTAAGAACTGTTGGATTGTGACTTACACCCATCAGAGTATCTGTTCCTTcaaggggtcaacagtggacatatcctgctcttacacatatcccagTTACCATGAGATCAAAACAACTTTCTGGTTTACTAAATGGGAGTCCGATATGGATCCTGAAGATCTGAACTCGATGCCAGGGTATGAGGGTCATATAGAGTACCTTGGGGATAAGAAGAGTGAGGgtaccctgagaatcacagacctgagaTTGAGTGACTCTGCTGGGTACAGGTTCAGAATAATAACATCTGGAGGAAAGTTTGCTGGCtcacctgtctccctgactgtcaCAG ATGTTGTGTTGAAGATGGATCCTACATCTgtgtcagagggggagagagtcacACTGACATGTAGAACCAAATGTACACTGGACCCCATCACAGTCTACAGTTGGTATAAGAATGGACAGTCTATaccaaacagcaacacctcctctcctgtctatatCCTGTTCTCAGTCAGCAGTGAGGATACAGGCAGATACTCCTGTTCTGTAGAAGGACATGAGGATCTCCCCTCTGATGAAGAGACTCTCACTGTCACAT ATGGCCCAAGGAACacctcagtgtcagtcagtccctctggtgaaatagtggagggcagttcagtgactctgacctgcagcagtgatgccaaccCACCTGTGGACAAATACACCTGGTACAAGATAACATACAAGAAAATGTCAATGAGACATTCTGGACAGAGCTACACCATCCATAATATCAGctctgaggacagaggagaatattACTGTGAGGCTGAGAATGAAGTTGGAGCCAAAATATCAAAGCTTGTTCCTGTAAATGTTTTGT CAGTGTTTCCCTGGGTTcctgtggtgggggtgggggctgTCCTGACTGCTGGAGCTCTGCTACTCACCATCTACTGCACACTGAAGAG GAGATCCACAGGAGGAAGTGATGccacaacagacacacag AGTGTCCATCCTGACCCTAACAGTGACACGTACACAGGTCTGAGCATGAAGACCATGTCCCCTGACTATGACACTCTGGCA AGTGTCCATCCTGACCCTAACAGTGACAAGTGCACATCTCTGAAGAATACCAGGTCACCAGAGtga
- the LOC135534634 gene encoding B-cell receptor CD22-like isoform X3, whose product MSLRTAGSVLVVFLWSVAVVLGQNGWSVIYTKNSICVLKGSTVQMSCTYTYPSGTVTTAFWFTELGTGKEPDSLAQDPEYAGRLEYHGDKKNGQRLRITDLRESDSAEYKIRLLTEGGRYVGSPGVSLSVTGFQVKVTGGHQDMTLTCITTCTLTDNPTYIWYKNGLKVKEDTSSLHSDSFSDADSYSCAVKGHEDLLSPAVCKNCWIVTYTHQSICSFKGSTVDISCSYTYPSYHEIKTTFWFTKWESDMDPEDLNSMPGYEGHIEYLGDKKSEGTLRITDLRLSDSAGYRFRIITSGGKFAGSPVSLTVTDVVLKMDPTSVSEGERVTLTCRTKCTLDPITVYSWYKNGQSIPNSNTSSPVYILFSVSSEDTGRYSCSVEGHEDLPSDEETLTVTYGPRNTSVSVSPSGEIVEGSSVTLTCSSDANPPVDKYTWYKITYKKMSMRHSGQSYTIHNISSEDRGEYYCEAENEVGAKISKLVPVNVLSVFPWVPVVGVGAVLTAGALLLTIYCTLKRRSTGGSDATTDTQSVHPDPNSDTYTGLSMKTMSPDYDTLASVHPDPNSDKCTSLKNTR is encoded by the exons atgtccttgagaacagcaggaagtgtgttggtggtctttctctggtctgtagcAG TGGTACTGGGTCAGAATGGATGGAGTGTGATTTACACCAAGAATAGTATCTGTgtcttgaaggggtcaacagtgcAGATGTCCTGCACTTACACATATCCCAGTGGTACAGTCACAACAGCCTTCTGGTTCACTGAATTGGGGACTGGTAAAGAGCCTGACAGTCTAGCTCAGGACCCAGAGTATGCAGGTCGTCTGGAGTATCATGGGGATAAGAAGAATGGTCAACGCCTgagaatcacagacctgagagagagtgaCTCTGCTGAGTACAAGATCAGATTATTAACTGAAGGAGGGAGATACGTTGGAAGTCCtggagtctctctgtctgtcacag GTTTTCAGGTGAAGGTGACTGGTGGACATCAGGATATGACATtgacctgtatcaccacctgtactctgactgacaaccccacctacatctggtacaagaacggactCAAAGTGAAGGAGGACACTTCCAGCCTGCACTCAGACTCCTTTAGTGAtgcagacagttactcctgtgctgtaaaaggccatgaggatctcctctctcctgcagtgt GTAAGAACTGTTGGATTGTGACTTACACCCATCAGAGTATCTGTTCCTTcaaggggtcaacagtggacatatcctgctcttacacatatcccagTTACCATGAGATCAAAACAACTTTCTGGTTTACTAAATGGGAGTCCGATATGGATCCTGAAGATCTGAACTCGATGCCAGGGTATGAGGGTCATATAGAGTACCTTGGGGATAAGAAGAGTGAGGgtaccctgagaatcacagacctgagaTTGAGTGACTCTGCTGGGTACAGGTTCAGAATAATAACATCTGGAGGAAAGTTTGCTGGCtcacctgtctccctgactgtcaCAG ATGTTGTGTTGAAGATGGATCCTACATCTgtgtcagagggggagagagtcacACTGACATGTAGAACCAAATGTACACTGGACCCCATCACAGTCTACAGTTGGTATAAGAATGGACAGTCTATaccaaacagcaacacctcctctcctgtctatatCCTGTTCTCAGTCAGCAGTGAGGATACAGGCAGATACTCCTGTTCTGTAGAAGGACATGAGGATCTCCCCTCTGATGAAGAGACTCTCACTGTCACAT ATGGCCCAAGGAACacctcagtgtcagtcagtccctctggtgaaatagtggagggcagttcagtgactctgacctgcagcagtgatgccaaccCACCTGTGGACAAATACACCTGGTACAAGATAACATACAAGAAAATGTCAATGAGACATTCTGGACAGAGCTACACCATCCATAATATCAGctctgaggacagaggagaatattACTGTGAGGCTGAGAATGAAGTTGGAGCCAAAATATCAAAGCTTGTTCCTGTAAATGTTTTGT CAGTGTTTCCCTGGGTTcctgtggtgggggtgggggctgTCCTGACTGCTGGAGCTCTGCTACTCACCATCTACTGCACACTGAAGAG GAGATCCACAGGAGGAAGTGATGccacaacagacacacag AGTGTCCATCCTGACCCTAACAGTGACACGTACACAGGTCTGAGCATGAAGACCATGTCCCCTGACTATGACACTCTGGCA AGTGTCCATCCTGACCCTAACAGTGACAAGTGCACATCTCTGAAGAATACCAG ATAG